Proteins from a single region of Centropristis striata isolate RG_2023a ecotype Rhode Island chromosome 9, C.striata_1.0, whole genome shotgun sequence:
- the paics gene encoding multifunctional protein ADE2 isoform X1: MERGAERQRGGEREVAEEKGSVERQWGEAEVLALMSMWDEVGAQHVAESRTTFELISERLRRLSVVRSWWECQAKCKSLGLQSRKPDAAAGTSANYSPGVDGRPVESWEEEVEDVANQRGIYPSSVTIPMQEGIKSIIHRALPYTPSVAEEGGRHWTDDEVRALLCVWADRRVRERLKCTLRNKSIFQEMARQMQRNFGVIRNWKQCRTKYKNLKYDYKTAKSAHAVGGSGAGGPGKYMKFFDEVEAILLDRGLENGSVEMQKRLYDGEMGAGRLQTPASESEVVIEIDDDDNSDDYDMDADMEVKWRGTDAHLSLTDPSSSDQFHVVTVSDTGRNWSDQEVRALIQVWSDERVCRQLESSTRKRDIFVQISNRLMQQGIERDWKQCHTKYKNLKYLYRSLQRGKSDEADPRRLMRFYDEVDAIMNRTSNGSPHDTETADHQADSSRLMMVEGCGENDHVDVYLTKMNRVKTTGASTEDRTCSSDSVSSIHRDVTPNKEEQRLHEVQDRRLDQQHRTTSSSENRVKREDICSANRRLKRKAVDQDPTFQTPIKKLDFGSDNMEAQCKEEPDPIPIMKINSVCSIASTNPSPHREECRLLRNTTMESTSELKIGQKLNEGKTKQIFELVDQPGLVLVQSKDQITAGNAVRKDQMEGKAAIANKTTSCVFKLLQESGIKTAFVKQMSDTAFIAAHCEMIPIEWVCRRVATGSFLKRNPGVKEGFRFSPLKMEMFFKDDANNDPQWSEEQLLENKFSLAGLTIGQCEVDIMNRSTVAIFEILEKAWATQNCTLVDMKIEFGVNVKTQEIVLADVIDNDSWRLWPAGDRSQQKDKQVYRDLKEVTPEAMQMVKRNFEWVSERVKLLLEPQSGGRVVVLMGSTSDMAHCEKIRKACTAYGITCILRVTSAHKGPDETLRIKAEYEGDGVPTVFVAVAGRSNGLGPVMSGNTAYPVINCPPLTPDWGAQDVWSSLRMPSGLGCSTILSPEAAAQFAAQIFGLNNHLVWCKLRASMLNTWVSLKLADKKLQACSL, translated from the exons atggagagaggagcagagagacaaagaggaggTGAAAGAGAGGTGGCAGAGGAAAAAGGCTCGGTGGAGAGGCAGTGGGGGGAGGCAGAGGTGCTGGCTCTCATGTCAATGTGGGACGAGGTGGGAGCTCAGCACGTAGCTGAGAGCAGAACCACATTTGAGCTGATCTCAGAGCGTCTGAGGAGGCTCAGTGTTGTGCGCAGCTGGTGGGAGTGTCAGGCCAAGTGCAAGAGCCTGGGACTTCAGAGCAGGAAGCCAGACGCAGCAGCAGGCACTTCAGCAAACTACAGCCCAGGAGTGGATGGAAGGCCAGTGGAGAGCTGGGAGGAAGAGGTGGAAGATGTGGCTAATCAAAGAGGAATCTACCCTTCCTCTGTCACTATCCCAATGCAGGAAG GTATCAAGAGTATAATCCATAGGGCTCTTCCTTACACTCCGAGTGTGGCTGAAGAGGGGGGCCGCCACTGGACGGACGATGAGGTGCGTGCACTGTTGTGTGTCTGGGCTGACCGGCGCGTTCGAGAGCGATTGAAGTGCACACTACGCAACAAGTCCATCTTCCAAGAGATGGCCCGTCAGATGCAAAGAAACTTTGGGGTGATACGCAACTGGAAACAATGTCGAACTAAATACAAGAACTTGAAATATGACTACAAGACTGCTAAAAGCGCTCACGCTGTGGGAGGCAGTGGCGCAGGAGGCCCGGGGAAGTACATGAAGTTCTTTGATGAGGTGGAAGCCATTCTGCTGGACCGGGGACTGGAAAACGGGAGCGTAGAGATGCAGAAGAGGTTGTACGATGGAGAGATGGGAGCAGGGAGGCTACAGACACCAGCCTCAGAAAGTGAGGTAGTCATTGAAATTGATGATG atgacAACAGTGATGATTACGATATGGATGCAGACATGGAAGTAAAATGGAGAGGAACAG ATGCCCATCTATCACTCACAGATCCATCCAGTTCTGACCAGTTCCACGTGGTCACGGTGTCCGACACAGGCCGAAACTGGAGCGACCAGGAAGTGCGAGCGCTAATTCAAGTCTGGTCCGATGAGCGCGTGTGCAGGCAGTTGGAGAGCTCGACTAGAAAGAGAGACATCTTTGTCCAGATTTCCAACAGGTTAATGCAGCAAGGCATTGAACGTGACTGGAAGCAGTGCCACACCAAGTACAAAAACCTTAAGTACCTTTATCGTTCCCTTCAAAGAGGAAAGAGTGATGAGGCTGACCCCAGGCGCCTTATGAGGTTCTACGATGAGGTGGATGCCATTATGAATCGCACAAGTAATGGCTCACCTCATGACACCGAAACTGCAGACCACCAAGCAGATTCAAGCAGACTTATGATGGTGGAGGGCTGTGGGGAAAACGATCATGTGGATGTCTATTTGACAAAGATGAACAGAGTGAAAACAACGGGGGCATCAACTGAGGACAGAACTTGTAGTTCTGATTCAGTCTCTTCTATACATCGCGATGTTACACCAAACAAAGAAGAACAGAGGCTGCATGAAGTCCAGGACCGTCGTTTGGATCAACAGCACAGAACAACAA GCTCTTCTGAAAATCGTGTAAAGAGAGAGGACATCTGTTCAGCAAACAGAAGATTGAAGAGGAAAGCTGTGGATCAAG ACCCCACATTCCAGACACCCATAAAAAAACTGGACTTTGGCTCAGATAACATGGAGGCCCAGTGTAAAGAAGAGCCGGATCCCATCCCGATAATGAAGATCAATTCAGTCTGTTCAATAGCCTCAACCAATCCATCCCCACACAGAGAG gAGTGCCGCTTGTTAAGGAACACCACAATGGAATCCACATCAG agCTGAAGATCGGCCAGAAGCTCAATGAGGGAAAGACGAAGCAGATTTTTGAGCTCGTGGACCAGCCCGGACTGGTTCTGGTCCAGTCCAAAGACCAGATCACAGCTGGAAATGCCGTGAGGAAAGACCAAATGGAGGGCAAGGCTGCCATCGCTAACAAAACCACGAGCTGCGTGttcaagctgctgcaggagtcTG GCATTAAGACTGCCTTTGTGAAGCAGATGTCGGACACAGCATTCATCGCGGCGCACTGTGAGATGATTCCCATCGAGTGGGTGTGTCGCAGAGTGGCGACTGGATCGTTCCTCAAGAGAAATCCAGGAGTCAAGGAGGGCTTCCGCTTCTCCCCGCTGAAGATGGAGATGTTCTTTAAA GATGATGCCAACAATGACCCCCAGTGGTCTGAGGAGCAGCTGCTGGAGAATAAGTTCTCTCTGGCTGGGCTCACCATCGGTCAGTGCGAGGTGGACATCATGAACCGCAGCACTGTGGCCATCTTTGAGATTCTGGAGAAGGCCTGGGCCACTCAGAACTGCACGCTGGTGGACATGAAG ATCGAGTTTGGCGTGAATGTGAAGACTCAAGAGATCGTCCTCGCTGACGTGATCGACAACGACTCCTGGAGGCTGTGGCCGGCTGGAGACCGAAGCCAGCAGAAGGATAAGCAG GTGTACCGTGACCTGAAAGAAGTCACCCCTGAGGCCATGCAGATGGTGAAGAGAAACTTTGAGTGGGTCTCCGAAAGGGTCAAG CTGCTGCTGGAACCCCAGTCTGGCGGCAGGGTGGTGGTTTTGATGGGCTCCACCTCGGACATGGCTCACTGTGAAAAAATCCGAAAGGCCTGCACCGCCTATGGGATCACCTGCATCCTGAGAGTCACCTCTGCACACAAAGGTCCAGACGAGACGCTCCGCATCAAAGCAGAATACGAAG GTGACGGCGTGCCCACTGTGTTTGTGGCTGTAGCCGGCAGAAGTAACGGCCTCGGCCCGGTGATGTCCGGAAACACGGCGTACCCCGTCATCAACTGCCCCCCTCTCACTCCAGACTGGGGTGCACAAGATGTCTGGTCATCCCTGCGTATGCCAAGTG GTCTTGGCTGCTCGACAATCCTCTCCCCCGAAGCCGCTGCTCAGTTTGCCGCGCAGATCTTTGGGTTGAACAACCACCTGGTGTGGTGCAAGCTGAGGGCGTCCATGCTCAACACCTGGGTGTCTCTCAAGCTGGCTGACAAGAAGTTACAGGCCTGCAGCCTCTGA
- the paics gene encoding multifunctional protein ADE2 isoform X2, producing MESTSELKIGQKLNEGKTKQIFELVDQPGLVLVQSKDQITAGNAVRKDQMEGKAAIANKTTSCVFKLLQESGIKTAFVKQMSDTAFIAAHCEMIPIEWVCRRVATGSFLKRNPGVKEGFRFSPLKMEMFFKDDANNDPQWSEEQLLENKFSLAGLTIGQCEVDIMNRSTVAIFEILEKAWATQNCTLVDMKIEFGVNVKTQEIVLADVIDNDSWRLWPAGDRSQQKDKQVYRDLKEVTPEAMQMVKRNFEWVSERVKLLLEPQSGGRVVVLMGSTSDMAHCEKIRKACTAYGITCILRVTSAHKGPDETLRIKAEYEGDGVPTVFVAVAGRSNGLGPVMSGNTAYPVINCPPLTPDWGAQDVWSSLRMPSGLGCSTILSPEAAAQFAAQIFGLNNHLVWCKLRASMLNTWVSLKLADKKLQACSL from the exons ATGGAATCCACATCAG agCTGAAGATCGGCCAGAAGCTCAATGAGGGAAAGACGAAGCAGATTTTTGAGCTCGTGGACCAGCCCGGACTGGTTCTGGTCCAGTCCAAAGACCAGATCACAGCTGGAAATGCCGTGAGGAAAGACCAAATGGAGGGCAAGGCTGCCATCGCTAACAAAACCACGAGCTGCGTGttcaagctgctgcaggagtcTG GCATTAAGACTGCCTTTGTGAAGCAGATGTCGGACACAGCATTCATCGCGGCGCACTGTGAGATGATTCCCATCGAGTGGGTGTGTCGCAGAGTGGCGACTGGATCGTTCCTCAAGAGAAATCCAGGAGTCAAGGAGGGCTTCCGCTTCTCCCCGCTGAAGATGGAGATGTTCTTTAAA GATGATGCCAACAATGACCCCCAGTGGTCTGAGGAGCAGCTGCTGGAGAATAAGTTCTCTCTGGCTGGGCTCACCATCGGTCAGTGCGAGGTGGACATCATGAACCGCAGCACTGTGGCCATCTTTGAGATTCTGGAGAAGGCCTGGGCCACTCAGAACTGCACGCTGGTGGACATGAAG ATCGAGTTTGGCGTGAATGTGAAGACTCAAGAGATCGTCCTCGCTGACGTGATCGACAACGACTCCTGGAGGCTGTGGCCGGCTGGAGACCGAAGCCAGCAGAAGGATAAGCAG GTGTACCGTGACCTGAAAGAAGTCACCCCTGAGGCCATGCAGATGGTGAAGAGAAACTTTGAGTGGGTCTCCGAAAGGGTCAAG CTGCTGCTGGAACCCCAGTCTGGCGGCAGGGTGGTGGTTTTGATGGGCTCCACCTCGGACATGGCTCACTGTGAAAAAATCCGAAAGGCCTGCACCGCCTATGGGATCACCTGCATCCTGAGAGTCACCTCTGCACACAAAGGTCCAGACGAGACGCTCCGCATCAAAGCAGAATACGAAG GTGACGGCGTGCCCACTGTGTTTGTGGCTGTAGCCGGCAGAAGTAACGGCCTCGGCCCGGTGATGTCCGGAAACACGGCGTACCCCGTCATCAACTGCCCCCCTCTCACTCCAGACTGGGGTGCACAAGATGTCTGGTCATCCCTGCGTATGCCAAGTG GTCTTGGCTGCTCGACAATCCTCTCCCCCGAAGCCGCTGCTCAGTTTGCCGCGCAGATCTTTGGGTTGAACAACCACCTGGTGTGGTGCAAGCTGAGGGCGTCCATGCTCAACACCTGGGTGTCTCTCAAGCTGGCTGACAAGAAGTTACAGGCCTGCAGCCTCTGA
- the LOC131977386 gene encoding GTP-binding protein REM 2-like produces MPTDVPEDRLNTEEKASKCDSMTLSSTPTVRRGSTPLPIKHQLRREEAVHDDCDWTSGAAGPSASPISFSPALDDTLTLAVEGRPDGPLRIALLGQNGVGKSSLAMALAGDMDRAASVDSEGEGYVRTVTVDDEESTIIIYDNWRQDLSALQCEVCILVFSVTDRRSFHRTAQLRLLLRETQPQTPIILVGNKSDLVRTREVTFQEAMSSAALYNCLYLEISASLDHRTPELLECAVRLTRGQSPWPPGSSAEDMSGGGRESITSRAKRFLSSLVPRYPREREVGKFLRQKSRSCHDLGAL; encoded by the exons TGTGACAGTATGACGCTGTCCAGCACCCCGACTGTTCGCAGAGGAAGCACTCCTCTGCCTATAAAGCACCAGCTCAGACGGGAAGAAGCAGTCCATGATGACTGCGACTGGACATCAGGTGCAGCTGGACCCTCTGCGTCACCAATCAGCTTCAGCCCAGCCTTGGATGACACTCTGACTTTGGCTGTGGAGGGCAGACCTGATGGGCCTTTAAGGATCGCCCTGCTGGGGCAGAACGGGGTGGGGAAGTCTTCCCTGGCCATGGCCCTCGCTGGGGACATGGACCGGGCTGCGTCTGTAGATTCTGAAG GGGAGGGTTATGTGCGCACAGTCACCGTGGATGATGAGGAGAGTACCATCATTATCTATGACAACTGGAGACAG GACCTGTCAGCTCTGCAGTGTGAGGTGTGTATCCTGGTGTTTTCAGTCACTGACAGGCGTAGTTTCCATCGCACTGCTCAACTTCGACTTCTCTTGAGAGAGACTCAGCCCCAAACTCCCATCATCCTCGTTGGTAATAAGAGTGACCTCGTTCGCACACGTGAGGTCACCTTTCAAG AGGCCATGTCCAGTGCCGCTCTCTATAACTGCTTGTACCTGGAGATCTCTGCCTCTTTGGACCACCGTACTCCGGAGCTCCTGGAGTGCGCGGTGCGGCTAACCAGGGGCCAGTCCCCCTGGCCCCCTGGGTCCAGCGCTGAGGACATGAGTGGCGGAGGCCGTGAGAGCATCACCTCCCGCGCCAAACGTTTCCTGTCCAGCCTGGTGCCCCGGTACCCGCGAGAGCGAGAAGTGGGCAAGTTCCTGAGGCAGAAATCCCGCTCTTGTCACGACCTGGGGGCGCTGTGA